One stretch of Carassius carassius chromosome 18, fCarCar2.1, whole genome shotgun sequence DNA includes these proteins:
- the LOC132092833 gene encoding uncharacterized protein LOC132092833: protein MEGSYVDLLALRLVISVLGVLGNTVLIISILQTPRLKSFEIFLLGLASANLEEIVIVDVYDILLLRSSRSISVWSCRGLKFLSIFGEISSILFTVLISIYRYQKLRDVHTRVNLPVLMDRLRSAVFLSVFCGAVALLFSLPMLLINLDWSHLNSSSPGCPVDFFQCSLTRCPTRNRLYKYSFLLVCNLLPLLIVTLTSTMIVRILIVQQKTVRARQDPSVATMTSHQRSRRSSFHRSTLAILAAMTLFQLNWTVYLLLHLAFDPHTIPLWSELELFISTFYTSVSPYVYGIGNNLFNIKRFMS from the coding sequence ATGGAGGGCTCTTATGTGGATCTTCTGGCTCTGAGGCTCGTCATCTCCGTCCTCGGTGTTTTAGGAAACACTGTCCTGATTATCTCCATCCTTCAAACGCCTCGCCTGAAGTCCTTCGAGATCTTTCTCCTCGGACTGGCCTCAGCGAATCTGGAGGAGATCGTGATCGTGGACGTTTACGACATCTTGCTCTTGCGTTCCTCTCGCAGTATAAGTGTCTGGAGCTGCAGAGGGCTGAAGTTCCTCTCCATCTTCGGGGAGATCTCCAGCATCCTCTTCACGGTTCTCATCAGCATCTATCGCTATCAGAAGCTGCGGGATGTGCACACGCGGGTCAACCTGCCCGTCCTCATGGACCGTCTGCGCTCGGCCGTGTTTCTCTCTGTGTTCTGCGGCGCAGTGGCTCTTCTCTTCAGTTTGCCCATGCTTCTCATTAACCTGGACTGGAGTCACCTGAACTCCTCGTCTCCGGGCTGTCCGGTCGATTTCTTCCAGTGCTCGTTAACCAGGTGCCCGACTCGCAACCGCCTTTACAAGTACTCCTTCCTTCTGGTGTGCAACCTGCTCCCGCTGCTGATAGTCACGCTAACGAGCACCATGATCGTCAGGATTTTAATAGTCCAGCAGAAGACGGTAAGGGCCCGGCAGGATCCGAGCGTAGCGACTATGACGTCCCATCAGCGGTCCAGGAGATCCTCTTTCCACCGCAGCACGCTGGCCATCCTGGCGGCCATGACCCTGTTCCAGCTCAACTGGACCGTCTATCTGCTGCTGCATCTGGCCTTTGACCCTCACACCATCCCTCTGTGGTCAGAGCTGGAGCTCTTCATCTCCACCTTTTACACCTCAGTCAGCCCGTATGTCTACGGAATAGGCAACAACCTGTTCAACATAAAGCGCTTCATGAGCTGA